cattgagagaggattatcgcaggcaatttgagcgtctacagcagggcagtatgactgttactcaatatgaaTCCCATTTTTTGGATTTAGCCCGCcgtgctctccttttactacctaatgagggagagagagtggggaggtttattaagggactcactcaccctatcaggcttcagatagcCAAGGAggtcggaagtgagatttcctttcggGTAgatgctaatgtcgcgaggaggatcgagatggttcttgcacatgagagagggcacaggtctgataagaggcctcgttagttcggtagattcagtggtgcctcgtctagaggcaggggtaattttggtaggggtcatcctcctagaccatttcattcagcacttcaggcatcttccggtgcttcagggagtcacagtccgattatgccttactctgggcagccaacgtttagtgcacattcaactcctatcagtgcaccaccactccagagttactacaacggttactcggcccattcgggtcagcagtcacagtagCCGAGATctttatacttgtggtgatccgaggcacattgctagattctgcCACATGTCTTAGGGTAGCATGCAACAGTAGGGTTCTCATACTATGGTTCCAGCACCGGTTGTTTCATCGCCTGCTCAGCtaactagaggtaggggtcaggcagctagaggcgGAGGTCAGACAGTTAAAGGTGGAGGTCAAGCCGTTAGAGGTGGAAGCCCGCCAGTTAGAGGCCGCCCTAGGGACGCAATTCAGAGTGgcggggcccagccccgattttatgcctttccagctaggcctgaggctaaATCATCCgatgccatgattacaggtattgttccaatttgccatagagattctttagttctatttgatccagtatTTACTTATTCCTAtttgtcatcttattttgcttcatatctggtgatgcctcgtgattctctgagtgttcctgtgtgtgtgtccactccgCTAGGAGATTctattatagtagatcatgtctatcattcatgtgtggttactattgggagcctcgagactagtgtggatcttctacttcttgataagGTAGATTTTGATGACatcttgggaatggattggctgtcaccttatcatgctatattggattgtcatgccaagacggtgaccttggCCATGCCGGagttaccacgattagagtggaaatgaactcttggccattctaccagcagggttatttcttatatgaaggctcggcgtatggtcaagAAAGGGTATCTAGCCTattggcttatattcacgatcccagtacggatgttccttctatggactcagtaccagttgttcgtgaatttccagaagtatttcctgcagatttgtcggggatgccactcgacagagatattgacttctatattgatttagctccgggcactcaacctatttctatcccaccataccgtatggccctgccatagttgaaagaattgaaggagcagttacaagacttgcttgatcagggattgaTTAGATCTAGTGTCttaccctggggtgcaccagtactatttgtaaagaagaaagatggttcaatgcaaatgtgtatagattatcggcagttgaacaaggttactatcaagaacaagtatccactgccaagaattgatgacttattcgatcagcttcatggtgccaaggtattttcaaagatcgacttgagttctggttactatcagttgaagattagggcatctgatgtccctaagacagcttttcggactcggtatgggaattacgaattcctagtgatgtcatttgggttgacaaatgctctagcaacatttatggatttcatgaatcgggtgttcaagccctatttagaTTCCTTtatagttgtattcattgatgatatcttgatttactccagcagtcgagagagtatgagcagcatcttcggagtgtgcttcagactttgaaaaataatcaattatatgccaaattttcaaaatatgaattttggttagactcagttgctttttgggggcatgttgtatcggcagaaggcataaaagtggatcctaagaagattgaggatgtCCAGatttggcctagacctacttcagttacagagatccagagtttcctaggtttgtcAGATTATtttcgtcggttcgtggaggggttttcatctatagcaagcccattgaccagactgacccataaaggtgttccattcggatggtcagacgagtgtgagttgagctttcagaagctcaagactgctttgactacgatgcTAGTGtaggtattacccataggttcaggatcgtatacggtgtattgtgatgcatctcgcattgggcttggtgcagtattgatgcaagatggcagggtgattgcatatgcgtcgtggtagttgaaagttcatgagaagaactatcctgttcatgacttagaattggcagccattgtccacGCTTTGAAGATTTAGAGACATTACTtttacggtgtctcatgtgaggtatttactgatcatcgtagcctccagtatctattcaggcaaaaagatctcaatttgaggtagagaagatgattggagttgttgaaagattatgatatcactattttgtatcaccccggaaaggccaatgtggtggctgatgctttgagtagaaaggctgtgagtatgggcagtcttgcgtatattccggttattgagagaccgttagctgcagatgttcagactttggctaatcagttcgtgaggttagatgttttggaactcagtcaggttctagcttgcacagtcgctcggtcttctttatatgaccgcatcagagagtGACAGTGTGataatcctcatttacttgtccttaaggggcacggtgatgctaagcaggttgttgtgggggaagatggagttctgcgaatgcagggtcgtatttgtgtgcctaatgtggatgggcatcgtgaattaattctggaagagtccatagtttcaggtattctattcatttaggtaccgccaaaatatatcaagatttgcggcaacattattggtggaggaggatgaagaaggaatAGTTGCAtacgtagctcggtgtctgaattgtcagcaagttaagtacgagcatcagagacctggtggtttgctctagaggttagaaattcctgagtggaagtgggagcatatcactatggattttgttgttgggatcccatggactcagagaaagtttgacgcagtttggctcattgtggacatgttgaccaagtcagcacatttcattccggtggcagTTACCATTCTTTAGAGCGGTTCACTATGGATTTTgaatcgggagaggctcggttgttgggtaccgatttggtacaggatgccttggataaggtcaaggttattcaggatcgacttcgcacaactcagtctaggaaaaagagttatgccgaccataaagtttgtgatattgcattcatggttggagaaagaatattgctccgggtttcacctatgaaaggtgtaatgagattcgggaaaaggggcaagttgagctctaggtatattggacccttcgaaattcttgaaagggtgggtgaagtagcctacaggcttgcaataccacctagtttatcagtagttcatccggtattccatgtgtctatgcttcgaaaatatcatggtgatccgtcccatttgttagatttcagctcagtccaattggacaaagatttgacttatgaagaggaggcGGTacctattctagcccgacagacccgatagttgaggtctaagagttatccttcagttcgggtacaatggagaggtcaggcGATAGAAGCATCTActtaggagtccgagtcggacatgcagagtaaatatccacaccttttcatcagctcaggtactttttctaattcagttcgaggacgaacgtttgttttagaggtggagaatgtgatgacccaaaaggtcatctttaaatttaataattaattatgagtTTTAAGACGTCGAAAagactatttatcactcctcgacttgtgtgcgcagttcgtataatttttcgaaaagcttttgtgtgaaaaatggattaaaatgtgaaatagagccttaaaactcaactgagttgactttggtcaacattttgtaaaaacggacccggatcagtgttccttatcctatattgattatatttcatgattccatactttttacatcatgaatccatgaatttatggaagaaaaatcagatttttataaaatcttccaaaaatgtaaaatgaggatttgaaagcCAATACGATGTcagaattttgtaatttttatatggttggactcgtctcggaatgggtgtttggatttcgcaagtttttccgagattcgatACATcggccccactgttgattttgagatgaatttcagattttaatccgaaaaattagcaaattcatatggaattaattcttacgatttgtattgaatatattgaattgtttatgactagatttgaggatttcggacacgaattcgcgaggcaaaggtttattggattcttgaatttggttgcaagcgaggtaagtgtcgtggttaaccttgacttgagggagtaggaatTAGTTGTCTATTTGCTtcatgatttaatgtgcgggtacaatatatatgtgaggtgacgagtacttatgcgttgtggttgagtcaaagcatgcaggtagaatttgtttattgtgaataattgtctCTTTAATTAAAGATGTTCCTATTTAagtattattgattatttgatcatcattcgtgaaattattattcatttagttattgttgaatattttggaaggtaaagtcggtattttggtattgaattgattgataagtgtatatccctacatttaaatactctttcgaatatatattatcattttcatggtaagaaagagtgtaaaagaacaaagggtgttgttgtgctatttgtgagtgtaaaagcacgaagagtgttgctgtgccatttgtgagtgtaaaagcacgaagggtgttgccgtgccatttgtgagtgtaaaaacacgaagggtgatgccgtgtcaaatgagagtaaaagcacgaagggtggtgtcgtgccattttcTTATTATCATTTGCTTATTTTATTGTAGATGAATTAATTGACTGCTAAGTGATacatctcctgctgaaattattatatctttccccttcgcatgttccctcccaatttataattgttatttattgtattattgttacttcgtatttgtatatacttgtacatgttgtgtatgtacgtgtcttgtcatagcctcatcact
This sequence is a window from Nicotiana tomentosiformis chromosome 5, ASM39032v3, whole genome shotgun sequence. Protein-coding genes within it:
- the LOC138893117 gene encoding uncharacterized protein, whose product is MVPAPVVSSPAQLTRGRGQAARGGGQTVKGGGQAVRGGSPPVRGRPRDAIQSGGAQPRFYAFPARPEAKSSDAMITGIVPICHRDSLVLFDPVFTYSYLSSYFASYLVMPRDSLSVPVCVSTPLGDSIIVDHVYHSCVVTIGSLETSVDLLLLDKVDFDDILGMDWLSPYHAILDCHAKTVTLAMPELPRLEWK